Proteins from a genomic interval of Nocardioides jishulii:
- a CDS encoding biotin/lipoate A/B protein ligase family protein encodes MTGDAYVHMKVSGARKVPGGKLVRVDARVDDDRLVDVVVSGDFFLEPDEALDDIRAALEGVSVDASFEALTARVEEARGDAVMLGFAPRDVALTVMRALGRATTWEDHDFELVDAGPLEPLMQMAVDEVLARQVAEGRRRPALRIWDWASSAVIIGSYQSVRNEVDLDAAAEHDIAVVRRVSGGGAMFVEPGNTITYSLYVPATLVAGQSFAESYKFLDAWVLRALRGLGVDASYASLNDIASPQGKIGGAAQKRFATGGVLHHVTMAYDIDAQKMTQVLRIGREKLSDKGTKSAAKRVDPMRSQTGLEREQVIEALVGEFAESYGLTPVALDEETLAEAEALVASKFATDEWLHRIP; translated from the coding sequence GTGACGGGGGACGCTTACGTCCACATGAAGGTCAGCGGTGCACGCAAGGTCCCCGGCGGCAAGCTCGTACGCGTCGACGCCCGGGTCGACGACGACCGACTGGTCGACGTCGTCGTCTCCGGAGACTTCTTCCTCGAGCCGGACGAAGCCCTCGACGACATCCGCGCCGCCCTCGAGGGCGTGTCGGTGGACGCCTCCTTCGAGGCCCTGACCGCTCGGGTCGAGGAGGCCCGTGGCGACGCGGTCATGCTCGGCTTCGCGCCCCGCGACGTGGCGCTGACCGTCATGCGCGCGCTGGGCCGCGCGACCACCTGGGAGGACCACGACTTCGAGCTGGTCGACGCCGGCCCGCTGGAGCCGCTCATGCAGATGGCGGTCGACGAGGTGCTCGCCCGCCAGGTCGCCGAAGGCCGCCGCCGGCCGGCGTTGCGCATCTGGGACTGGGCCTCGAGCGCGGTGATCATCGGCTCCTACCAGTCCGTGCGCAACGAGGTCGACCTCGACGCCGCGGCCGAGCACGACATCGCCGTCGTACGCCGTGTCTCCGGTGGCGGGGCCATGTTCGTCGAGCCCGGCAACACGATCACGTACTCGCTCTACGTCCCGGCCACGCTCGTCGCCGGGCAGAGCTTCGCCGAGTCCTACAAGTTCCTCGACGCCTGGGTGCTCCGCGCGCTGCGGGGTCTCGGGGTCGACGCGTCGTACGCCTCGCTCAACGACATCGCCTCACCGCAGGGCAAGATCGGCGGCGCCGCGCAGAAGCGGTTCGCCACCGGCGGCGTCCTGCACCACGTGACGATGGCCTACGACATCGACGCGCAGAAGATGACGCAGGTGCTGCGGATCGGGCGCGAGAAGCTCTCCGACAAGGGCACGAAGTCGGCCGCCAAGCGGGTCGACCCGATGCGCTCGCAGACCGGGCTGGAGCGCGAGCAGGTCATCGAGGCGCTGGTGGGCGAGTTCGCCGAGAGCTATGGCCTGACGCCGGTGGCGCTGGACGAGGAGACGCTGGCCGAGGCCGAGGCCCTGGTGGCGTCGAAGTTCGCCACCGACGAGTGGCTGCACCGCATCCCCTGA